From Parasteatoda tepidariorum isolate YZ-2023 chromosome 1, CAS_Ptep_4.0, whole genome shotgun sequence, one genomic window encodes:
- the LOC139426324 gene encoding uncharacterized protein — MDNFTCSACNKTFMAYRSLQRHANEKHPEIRDVIAPHLRKVKTFSHSCDICGANFNSDKNFNQHLKSHTSVVPNEYWKCPLCDKKSSKTIILQHLQSDHELSLDIETLNFSTFDDFQNWKKSIEKDSMSAYLVQRGVFRKRDGTEKHSFYCHRSGHFISKSKGIRCMKAQGSKKINAYCPSNMQVEVSPDGSCSVQYLRKHVGHTNDLFLTNEEREHLALKMAEPNLEIDFSKADHESECATILSSFNKSDNFVGFSLDEEKQKVKFELNHLIDSITSREQLDVFKKMLLSAKPTIKALEHPDVSSCTFPTLCAIASSNKNIVPQTSYTSSKKSHSKSMPSISKPTPEEAQKITISLLHSDDKGDI; from the coding sequence ATGGATAACTTTACATGCTCAGCCTGTAACAAGACTTTTATGGCGTATCGAAGCCTTCAACGTCATGCCAATGAAAAACATCCAGAAATACGCGATGTTATAGCTCCACATTTAAGAAAGGTTAAAACTTTTTCGCACAGTTGCGATATTTGTGGAGCTAATTTCAATTCtgataaaaactttaatcaGCATTTAAAAAGTCATACATCTGTTGTGCCTAATGAATACTGGAAGTGCCCACTGTGTGACAAGAAATCAAGCAAAACAATTATTCTGCAGCACCTGCAGAGTGATCATGAACTCAGTTTAGACATTGaaacacttaatttttcaacatttgatGACTtccaaaattggaaaaaatccATCGAAAAGGACTCTATGTCTGCATATCTTGTCCAGAGAGGAGTATTCAGAAAACGTGATGGAAcagaaaaacattctttttattgtcaTCGTTCTGgtcattttatatcaaaaagcAAGGGGATTAGGTGCATGAAAGCACAGggctctaaaaaaataaatgcatattgcCCATCAAATATGCAAGTGGAAGTTTCCCCTGATGGCTCATGCAGTGTGCAATATTTGAGGAAACATGTTGGACATACAAATGATTTGTTCCTTACAAATGAAGAACGTGAACATCTTGCATTAAAAATGGCGGAGCCTAATCTCGAGATAGACTTCTCAAAAGCCGACCATGAGAGTGAATGTGCTacaattttatcttcttttaataaatcagaTAACTTTGTGGGTTTTTCTCTTGATGAAGAAAAGCAGAAGgttaaatttgaacttaatcATTTAATTGATAGCATCACAAGTAGGGAACaattagatgtttttaaaaagatgctATTGTCAGCTAAACCAACCATTAAAGCTCTTGAACATCCAGATGTTTCCAGCTGCACCTTCCCAACTTTGTGTGCCATTGCatcttctaataaaaatattgtgccTCAAACATCCTATACCTCTTCAAAGAAATCCCATTCAAAATCAATGCCTTCCATTTCAAAGCCTACTCCTGAAGAAGCTCAGAAAATAACTATCTCTCTTCTTCACTCTGATGACAAAGGGgatatttaa